The window TCTCATCATTGTCTATTTTTGAGTAATCTAAATGCTCGTTGTCTTCTCCCAACAAAAATTTCTGATGCATGATATATGTGAATTGATCCATCTGATCTTGCATATCTGCTTCAGATAAAGTTGCTACATGATTAGACCCACCCTCAGCAGCTTCACTATTCTCTGTTGCTGGCATTTCATGCTGATCATCCATGGCCCTTGTTATCTACAAGCGAAAGCATCAAATGTCAAACAACTCATTATCGAGGACAAGTGATCTCCACAAAGCATAATGCATTCAGATATGTTATTTCGTTCAATCCACAATGATCAGATGTATAAAACATtaatatccaaaaaaaaattataagcatTAAAAGCCTGGTATTGGTTAAATAGGCAGGACTTCAGATTGCAAAAGGAGAAGAATAATGAACAAGGCAGAATAAATCATAAGACTGATCTAAAAACCAGTTAAGCAAGCCAACCAGAATAatcaaactaataaaaaaaaagttatttgtaAAGGAAATCAAAGGATGAGACAAAAGAGATAACACAAAATTACCTCCATGGAATCAGCTCCATTCGCAAGCTTATTATTACCTTTCGTGTCCTCCCCCacttcctctttctcttcctctgcttcttcttcttcttcttcttcttcttcctcttcttcctcttcttcctcttcttcctcttcctcttcctcttccccttGATTTACATTATTACCTACCAAGTCCCTCTCAGCAACACCTAACCTGCGTTGCTCTCCTCTGATCTTAGCAACCAACATTGCTTCTTCTGATCTCCTCATCAGAGTCTCTGACCACCTTTCCCCTGGTCTTGCCATTCCTCTCCCACTTGGATCTTGAAACTTCCCTACATACTCATGATGCAAGAAAGGCTCTCTCTCCCTCATTGCATCCTCCGAAAAGTACTGACCatcatatatcaatttatttagatATGCCCGTCTCCTATTTTTCACAATAACTGACCTAGTGTGTAATTCATCTGATGTTGGGTTCTTTATACTCCGAAGGTGCTTTAAATGCCAATTGATCTCGTAATCGTCCTTGAGAGCATCAAACTCATGCAGTTCATTGGATGTCAACTGTGATCCATATCGTTCTACATCAATTGAAGTTAGAGGTGCAACAAACattagaatatttaaaatgaacaGAAAGAAGCAGCATTCAAggattaaaatcaaactaattacCAAATCAGTTTCTATATGTTATGAATTCAAGACATTTGTTTCccataattcaaataaagCCAAAGTTATTTTCCCCCCTCATTTCCAGTAGCAAAAAGTGTGCAAATGAAGGAGATGCTGAACTCTTTCGTTTTCAAAGCTTAAAAATGATTCAAAAAACCTACAAGAAAATTGCTtcataaataacaaaagaacTAATGCATCAAAATTTATTCCTTCCTCTCGACTGTAAAACACCCAAAcacatgaaaagaaattaaaaccactattattttataatttggtaTTCACTGCTTCATTCTACAGAGTCTCCTTTGATAAACATTCAATACTAAAAAATTCTACTTGTTTGTTTCCTCAGCATTTTCTTACCTTTGTTTTCATCCTTCCTCAaccaaaaattgaattcttagcaaaacaaagaaaaagtggaagtaagtttataa of the Cucumis sativus cultivar 9930 chromosome 3, Cucumber_9930_V3, whole genome shotgun sequence genome contains:
- the LOC101207927 gene encoding coiled-coil domain-containing protein 97; translation: METAETAGAKGLSCEAMDCLSERLSLQEDLYFPRALQSTASNPSQRKAILLDLLSRDVAVFLERYGSQLTSNELHEFDALKDDYEINWHLKHLRSIKNPTSDELHTRSVIVKNRRRAYLNKLIYDGQYFSEDAMREREPFLHHEYVGKFQDPSGRGMARPGERWSETLMRRSEEAMLVAKIRGEQRRLGVAERDLVGNNVNQGEEEEEEEEEEEEEEEEEEEEEEEEAEEEKEEVGEDTKGNNKLANGADSMEITRAMDDQHEMPATENSEAAEGGSNHVATLSEADMQDQMDQFTYIMHQKFLLGEDNEHLDYSKIDNDETLDDHWMREANDDAEEKYFDED